The following coding sequences are from one Culex quinquefasciatus strain JHB chromosome 1, VPISU_Cqui_1.0_pri_paternal, whole genome shotgun sequence window:
- the LOC6045620 gene encoding progestin and adipoQ receptor family member 3 isoform X3 produces the protein MQPNENYNNNIIQEEFAPTLTDSDKSPIHTCASTSATVFSNSAATTQPKETPNGCCSSSSGSPAELDCGKQDVSYYKLRQLLSYDDAPAHLKFNPFIRSGYRTILSTKLCLESMFWWTNETVNIWSHVFGWFLFIGLAYSDVVLLQMHASMIDKLIVGALLVCFQVCMILSSIYHTFSCKSEQSYECFLAYDLFGIALSLLAIFISGIYYAFWCNAELRNFYIITIGVIFTVAMILQIPRLKVNSNAKMLAFVAWAAYGVVPTLHWYIVMGGAESTMVKLFIPRVAIMYLLTGTAFLIYVTRIPERWFAGKVDYIGHSHNWWHVFVLAALYYWHNSGLAFAFFMIDNGCVEDRDKCYRL, from the exons AACATCATCCAGGAGGAGTTCGCTCCGACGCTGACCGACAGCGACAAGAGTCCCATCCACACATGTGCCAGCACGTCGGCCACGGTGTTCAGCAACAGCGCAGCGACGACCCAACCCAAGGAAACCCCCAATGGCTGCTGTTCCTCCTCCTCCGGTAGCCCCGCGGAACTGGACTGCGGCAAGCAGGATGTCTCGTACTACAAACTGCGCCAGTTACTTAGCTACGACGACGCCCCTGCCCACCTCAAGTTCAACCCGTTCATCCGCAGCGGCTACCGGACCATCCTGTCCACCAAGCTCTGCTTGGAGAGCATGTTCTGGTGGACGAACGAAACCGTCAACATCTGGAGCCACGTCTTTGGGTGGTTCCTCTTCATCGGGCTCGCGTACTCGGACGTGGTCCTGCTCCAGATGCACGCCAGCATGATCGACAAGCTGATCGTGGGGGCGTTGCTGGTGTGTTTTCAG GTCTGCATGATCCTGTCCTCGATCTACCATACTTTCTCCTGCAAGTCGGAGCAAAGCTATGAGTGCTTCCTCGCGTACGACCTGTTCGGGATCGCGCTCTCGCTGCTGGCCATCTTCATCAGCGGCATCTACTACGCGTTCTGGTGCAATGCG GAACTCCGCAACTTCTACATCATCACGATCGGCGTCATCTTCACCGTGGCCATGATCCTCCAGATCCCCCGCCTCAAGGTCAACTCGAACGCCAAGATGCTCGCGTTCGTGGCGTGGGCCGCGTACGGGGTCGTCCCGACGCTCCACTGGTACATCGTGATGGGCGGCGCCGAAAGTACCATGGTCAAG CTCTTCATACCGCGGGTGGCCATCATGTACCTGCTCACGGGGACGGCCTTCCTGATCTATGTCACCAGAATACCGGAGCGATGGTTCGCCGGAAAGGTCGACTACATTGGCCACTCGCACAACTGGTGGCACGTGTTCGTGCTGGCCGCGCTCTACTACTGGCACAACAGTG GTTTGGCCTTTGCATTTTTCATGATTGATAACGGATGTGTAGAAGATAGAGATAAATGTTACCGGTTGTAA
- the LOC6045619 gene encoding beta-mannosidase, giving the protein MLDTLKFFLFVILLLITILLNQNVISKKSGERDLSQFWRLENSNGTLKMENQSIPSGVYTALEAALIIESILDHKNDLTTKWIALDNWTYTLDVACDVQDLNFTNVVLTLHGVDTFADVYLNDELLGSTDNMFVRYRFNVRRQLRHECKTTSKLRIELKSPVTTAIALSAKHEQLKIVPECPPEVYNGECHVNLIRKMQASFAWDWGLAAPSMGIWKPVRLEFYDSAKVRDVTFMLSDEETEWSVRIGVHLETGTVARRVKGTLTFKLLGIEVDSPVITVDETSNEAGELYVEGSMIVAKDAVKLWWPNGYGRQTLYNLYVKWEDDLINSIQLRDRDTMISEKIVRVGFRSVQLRQEKANDRGLMFYFLVNEIPIFMKGSNWIPSSVLPESSYDENYVKFLLYAARDANMNMLRVWGGGIYESDYFYQLADELGILIWHDLMFACSTYPADDGFLENVKLEVRQNVRRIQHHASIALWATNNENEVAIQQNWYGTNGNKNLYVEDYKKLYVETIAPEVEREDKWRTVLISSPSNGKKSVEDGYISANPQDPLYGDVHYYNYDLDGWNPIIYRGGRFVSEYGYQSYPAYTSWPVRVLNNEELADLINHRQHSPLRNAPIKTMIEKNLPMPLETSPNYWRDMIYLSQVSQAMIVKTETEVYRSKRLEHGTMGALYWQLNDVWIAPSWSSIEYGGKFKILHYWMKEMLAAHHVVAYINTLKRLDLYAIRDTLGPEEQWKIEVNIHRWDSFMPVDKLTYDAITVPENTVVKVDSYDIYEHLHKKNLAPKDHLLLINLYRNGVKEAENFVFLDKVKNAAQLTTSPNVKLTLATVSCNPANSIVRVSIELSVSRPVAFLYMELTPENSALKQCQFSRNGFLQFSPIQTVYMQCVDPGCKSKLASSDISTLSVNRLMNK; this is encoded by the exons ATGCTGGACACACTCAAATTCTTCCTGTTCGTCATCCTGCTGCTGATTACGATCCTGCTGAACCAGAATGTCATATCGAAGAAGTCGGGAGAGCGAGACCTCAGCCAATTTTGGCGCCTCGAAAACTCCAACGGAA CGCTCAAAATGGAAAACCAGTCCATCCCCTCCGGTGTCTACACCGCCCTCGAGGCCGCCCTGATCATCGAGTCCATCCTGGACCACAAAAACGACCTCACcaccaagtggatcgccctGGACAACTGGACGTACACGCTGGATGTAGCTTGTGACGTCCAAGATCTCAACTTTACCAACGTTGTGCTAACGCTCCATGGGGTTGACACTTTTGCGGATGTTTATTTGAACGACGAGTTGCTCGGCTCGACGGACAACATGTTCGTCCGGTACCGGTTCAACGTGCGCAGGCAGCTTCGCCACGAG tgTAAAACCACCAGCAAACTTCGGATCGAGTTGAAATCTCCGGTAACGACGGCGATAGCGCTGTCCGCAAAGCACGAACAGCTCAAGATTGTGCCGGAGTGTCCGCCGGAGGTCTACAACGGCGAGTGTCACGTCAATCTGATCCGCAAGATGCAGGCCAGCTTCGCGTGGGACTGGGGACTGGCGGCACCGTCGATGGGCATCTGGAAGCCGGTTCGGTTGGAGTTTTACGATTCCGCGAAAGTTCGGGACGTGACGTTCATGCTGAGCGACGAGGAGACGGAGTGGAGTGTGCGGATTGGGGTACATCTGGAGACGGGGACGGTGGCGAGGCGGGTGAAGGGGACGTTGACGTTTAAGCTGTT AGGGATCGAGGTTGACAGTCCGGTGATCACCGTTGATGAGACGAGCAACGAGGCTGGAGAACTGTACGTCGAAGGTAGCATGATCGTGGCGAAGGATGCcgtcaagctgtggtggcccaACGGCTACGGACGTCAAACGCTGTACAACCTGTACGTCAAGTGGGAGGATGACCTGATCAACAGCATCCAGCTGCGTGATCGTGACACAATGATTTCCGAGAAGATCGTACGGGTTGGCTTCCGCAGCGTTCAGCTGCGTCAGGAAAAGGCCAACGATCGCGGGTTGATGTTCTATTTCTTGGTAAATGAGATCCCGATCTTCATGAAGGGTTCCAACTGGATACCTTCGTCGGTACTGCCGGAAAGTTCGTACGACGAGAACTACG TCAAGTTCCTGCTGTACGCGGCTCGTGACGCCAACATGAACATGCTACGAGTTTGGGGCGGAGGAATCTACGAAAGCGACTATTTCTACCAGCTGGCGGACGAGCTCGGTATCCTGATCTGGCACGACTTGATGTTCGCCTGTTCGACCTACCCAGCGGACGACGGATTCCTCGAAAACGTCAAGCTCGAAGTACGACAGAACGTCCGTCGGATCCAGCACCACGCAAGCATTGCCCTGTGGGCTACCAACAACGAGAACGAAGTCGCGATCCAGCAAAACTGGTACGGCACCAACGGGAACAAGAACCTCTACGTCGAGGACTACAAGAAACTGTACGTGGAGACGATCGCGCCGGAGGTCGAGCGCGAGGACAAGTGGCGAACGGTGCTGATATCTTCGCCCTCGAACGGGAAGAAGTCCGTCGAGGACGGGTACATCTCGGCGAACCCGCAGGATCCGCTGTATGGTGATG TGCACTACTACAACTACGACCTGGACGGCTGGAATCCGATCATCTACCGCGGAGGTCGCTTTGTCTCCGAGTACGGCTACCAGTCCTACCCAGCGTACACCAGCTGGCCCGTCCGGGTGCTGAACAACGAGGAACTAGCCGACCTGATCAACCATCGACAGCACAGCCCACTTCGCAACGCACCAATCAAAACCATGATCGAGAAGAACCTCCCCATGCCCCTGGAAACCAGCCCCAACTACTGGCGCGACATGATCTACCTCAGCCAGGTCTCGCAAGCGATGATCGTCAAAACGGAAACCGAAGTGTACCGCTCCAAGCGGCTCGAGCACGGCACCATGGGAGCCCTGTACTGGCAGCTGAACGACGTGTGGATCGCTCCTTCCTGGTCCAGCATCGAGTACGGCGGCAAGTTCAAGATCCTCCACTACTGGATGAAAGAAATGCTCGCAGCGCATCACGTCGTCGCGTACATCAACACCCTCAAGCGGCTAGACCTGTACGCCATCCGCGACACCCTCGGTCCCGAAGAGCAGTGGAAGATCGAGGTGAACATCCACCGCTGGGACAGCTTCATGCCCGTCGACAAGCTCACCTACGACGCGATCACCGTCCCGGAAAACACCGTCGTCAAGGTCGACTCGTACGACATCTACGAGCACCTCCACAAGAAGAACCTCGCCCCAAAAGATCACCTCCTGCTCATCAACCTGTACCGCAACGGCGTCAAAGAGGCGGAAAACTTCGTTTTCCTGGACAAGGTCAAGAACGCCGCCCAGCTCACCACCAGCCCGAACGTCAAGCTGACGCTGGCGACGGTCAGCTGCAATCCGGCCAACAGTATCGTGCGCGTGAGCATCGAACTCTCGGTCAGCAGGCCGGTGGCGTTCCTGTACATGGAACTGACGCCGGAAAACAGTGCCCTGAAGCAGTGTCAGTTTTCGCGCAACGGGTTCCTGCAGTTTAGTCCCATCCAGACGGTGTACATGCAGTGCGTCGATCCGGGCTGCAAGTCGAAGCTGGCGAGCAGTGATATCAGCACGTTGAGTGTTAATCGGTTGATGAATAAATAG